DNA sequence from the Scophthalmus maximus strain ysfricsl-2021 chromosome 1, ASM2237912v1, whole genome shotgun sequence genome:
GGAACATAAGATATATGGACACTGTGCTTCACAGCCCTCCTCTGGTTGTTTTTATAGTTTGGCTGCCTCGAGGATTGCAGAGAAACAAATAAGCCGGCACCAAAAAAGCTCCACCGGCCCAACCTGAAAATGACAATTAAAATAAGAGATTGGATATTTTACAGTCAGTTGGGCCGGCGTATTACATTTCTCTGTGGAAAAACTCCTGAAGCTTTTTCCAATGAACAAAATTTTAAGTGTTATGTATTATGCACAATGTTAGGATTACatgtattttgtaaaaacactgCACCTCAGATTTAGTATGGAAATTGCCACATTAAAGACAACATATTCCAACAATTTATAACACTGATGACTTTCATAATAGTCTTCAAAACAGGCTGGTGATAAATGCCGGTGAAGGCACCTCTTTGACAATCAGCCCCCCAAGTGCTCATATAGCCATGATATATATTCTAGAGGCTTTGGCACCCTCTGCAGGATTTCAGGAGCACGGCCAAATTTAATCAGTCAACCTCCGTCATTGATTGAGCCTTGTGTAACAACATAAATGTGCCAAGTGCACCTTTTCAGAAGAATGAAATATTTGTCAAACTACCAAAAACAATACATGTGTATGActtattcatttacatttaagagCGAtctgatagttttttttttagatccgACAAACTTGCATCAACCATTTAAGCAGCTGTAATGAGACAAGTTGGTACAGCGGAAGAGACACCATGGTCTGATGTATTTCAGCAACCCATCAACTGACGGgattcattttgtaattcacTTGGCAGTAATGGCGTGAAAGGTGAACATACATTTGGTTCCATAACACCAACACGTTAATCTGTTCAACATCCTGTTCTAAGACATTTCGATCTCTAGATGGCGCTGTGGCTACGAACCAAACCACTTCACCATGACATCATTCCCTACTGGCTACTGAACTGTCTACAGTTGATCGGCTAATTGTGATCATCAACCTTTCTCAATGAATCTCAAATCAATATGTACATCTACAGCTGATACACGATCATTGTGGCTAGAAGAAAAGATTCAATATGGAAGCGTAAAAAGTGTTGTGACAGTGGAGAGCATTTGGCCACTGATGAGATGTATCGGCTTGGTGATGAAACCACTCGCAGAAAGCATTTTCAAGCTGCTGGATGAGGCTGCGCCCCATTGCGATCGTTTGTTGGTCAGACTGAGGATCTGAAACAATCATGGTCCTTCACTGCCCTTTAGACAAAATTAGAATTAAACCAAGCGTTCATACATTAGGTTAATGTGTCCTACTTTATCATACTTGTCTGAAAACTTGATCGTGGACAAGAAACTATGACCCCTGAAGAGTCAGACAGGTTTATTGAGTCCATGTTATTCACAGCTTGGTCTTGGAATCAGTCATAGGgttcaaaacaaagacagaagcaCAGCATTAGACTTTCtccaaaaatgatttattaaacaGTTTTCTTGTTTGCAGCTGAAACCTGtggaaaaatgagagaaaaacaacaacatgaagcatatatataagaaaagaaCAGACATGGTGTAGTTAAAAACAtgaagcatatatatataaataaatataaatatatatcagaAAAGAACTGACATGGTGTAGTTAACTTCTGCCACCCTCACACCAAAACCAAGTACTTGCTCGGGGCAATTGTATCTTAATGGTTCCATCATGCTGCCATAGCTGGTGCAAAGGAACCAACTATTTAAACTCACTTTGGTTAATAGCAATCAAATTTAACTTCCCCATCTGCTTAATATTTATTAGTTTACATTGTAGCCACCGCCGTAACGTTATGTTTCCATAGGAAATGTGCAATTTAAGGAAGTAAGATGCTATCAAAATGCAATTTCACGGGGACTTGGATTTGGGAAGAAAACTGTTTGTGCTCTTTTTACTGCCAATAACAACCGGAAAAGTCCTACAGTACATGGCAGACACTTTGCTTGcatgaaatggtaaaaaaaaaaaatcaacagaaacGACAAAACACAAGGGGGATTCATGAGGAGCAACATGCTTCCTGACAGCCCTGTGCAGCCGGCAGGCGGGGCCAGGCTGCTCATTAGCATACTGCTCATTAGCATGGGTAAACAAGGAGAAAACTGGTGCCATACGGCAGACTCGCCAAGCATGAAATTCCCTCCTCGTGTTTACTCCCTTTACCCTTGGATTATCACAGGCGCTGCTGCATCTCTCCTGATTTTTTGACACGGCCCAACCGAGATTGGTCTTTCAGTTTAAGTCCAAACAAACTATTCCAACAAGTCTGTCGCCACTTGGCTGGCAGAGGAAGATTTGCCCAAGGacaagtgctttaaaaaaaaagcatcgtCTGCTAAGGTGCTGCAGGGTCCCGCAACAGACGACGTGTCGCATCAAAGCAAAGGGATGATGTTTCTGTGATCACACACGCTCAAGGCATCACCCCAGGACCGTCTTAACGCCACATGAGATGGCGGTGTATCATACAGTCAGCCTTTGCCTGGTCAGCGTGAAGTGGCGATGACATTCACTCAACAGCTAGGGAGCTTGAGTGTTTAAATTCTATCATTTTTAGATCTGGGAACTTTTTTGAAATTCCTAAAACAGTAAAAAAGCAGAGGTGCATGTTGTCATACACCAGCTGGGTTGTGTACGACTGCTAAATGAAACAAGTCTACGCCACTGAGACAAATTTGCTGCATTAGAGAAATGTTCTCATTTGAACCAACAGGTTTACATAATAATCGAGGCCATAATCTCTACACAACCCATCGACCAGGGTTAATTTCTAATTTATTCTACTGTAAATGGTAAATGCTGATTGTCGACATGGGTCACCCGGTGGCATTGAATGCAAAATTGTGCGTTTAAAAACTGAAAGATTCATCAGGATATGACATACCCTCCGGCGAaccaaaaatataacaaaatgtttttagagTTAGAGAGAAATGAAACGATTACAGACGGATGGACAGATGCACACGTACTTATCACTATATATTCCCCACATTGTATGCCGGGTTGATAAAAAGAGCAGGGTGGAGAAGTAGTGAGGCAGTGAAGGGGTTTAACAATGAGTTTCACGTTACACTTTATATTCACAAACAACAATGTTGCCAGGTTGTTGCAATGTTATGGGCAGACATAGCCAACAGCATCAGTGACTGTATTGGTCATTATTGCCCATTTGTAATAATAGATTTGTCCGTTTAAAATGTTACAAACGTTGAATCACACTGCCCTTATGTAAAATGAACATCTTCCACCAAGTTAAAAATATCTGTTGTATCCCgtttgtctctctcccactgttttctgccaaaacaatgtttttcctctgcagtaCACCATGTTAAATAGATTAGATATACTACGGTATGATTAAATGCTCCTTTTTGTACTTAATTGACTCAAAAGCATTAATTGCTCAATGTTGTGATCAAAGCTCAGAGCTGAGGGCATCAGCTAATAAACACAACAGGTAACTGGCCTCAAAAATGTCAGGGGAAATAACTAAAGGTGCATCcagacatggaaaaaaaaaactagcattAATCAAGCCAGATTATCAGTTACTATAGTTTTACTAAATCTTCAATTTAATTACTTGTGTGAAtgtagaaataataattatggGAGACATATTCGCGACTCACCTGGCCAGCAATTCTATCCAGGTCTCTTGTTCCCTGGGAGGTTAGTCTGCGACcgctgtgagagagagcagcaaaaatgaacaacagcaacaaacatcAACAGCGTAACTTGGTCAAACATCAATACACAAAATGCTTGATTCTACAATTACTTCTTTACACCACATTGACCACAGCATTAGTCACAGTCAGCGCGATCAATGCTCCATCCAGACATGTTGGCAAAATTCACACCCACAATGCAAAGAACAATTCAAAATGgaatgttaaatgttattttcctgCCCACTTGAACTGAACAAAATCAGGCCAATCAATCAAAACTTTTTTACAGagtaacaacattttaattgcgCACAGCAGAATTCTACCTAACGTATTTATAGGTTTCGGGTCCGCATGTCATGCATCTGCATAGATGAAGATGCAAATGTGGAGTAACAGGACTACACACTAGTGATGCATGTAAATTCAGAACAATTTGTCCATGCAGTCAGCTTTGACTACAAGTACAATGCCAACACATCCAAAGAGAAGGCTCATTCAAAGTACACAGTACCTCTTAACTGTGCActtctggattttaaaaaaattctgccaTTCAAACAAGACTTTAGGTTTATTAAATCTCTAGGTTTCAAGAACCGCTAAATACAACATAGAAGATACTTGCCCATTGGGATCCTTCTCAATCATCTTAAGGAGCTCGAGGGCCTGCAGCACCTTGCGAGCCACGTTCTTGGATCCTACACTGTAGTGGGAAGGACACACGCCGTTCCTGTTGCGACCTCCATAGATCTTGGTCATGGAGCCAACGCCGGCACCTCCGCGGAGGTACAAGTGGCGGACTGTGGATGCTGAGGGAGCATAAGAGATGTGTCGATATCACTGGTTGTTTGACCTTGAGGATTAGCCCTCACCATGATGAAAAGCAGATGATGGGATATATGGGAATGTGGCCTAAGTGAGACATCAATATAATTAGTAGCGCTGTTTAATAATTCACAAGCAAAGCACTAATTAACTTAGGTAAGAGTGAATAAGCTGTACATTATCACTAAGCATTGAAGAGTTTACTCTTTCACTCAATCACTAATTTAAGGTGTGTGATTAAAGACACCATTTGagaaaaaccttaaaaaataaaagccaaacgCACAGATAAAAATTACCCTATCCTCTGATTTTCAGTCCCTCATAACGCAACAACAGTCAACTCTCAGCCGCAGACCATGTTAACTTCAgtgaacaaaatcaaaataactCGGACGACCCGAGTCTTGTTTGCTAGTTAAACCCACTCTGCATTTATGACAAATCTCCTTACAAACATCTTTACATGCCCATGATGGAATTTAGTGAGTCTGTCAGGGGGGACTGCACCAACTTCCAACATGAGCATGTGGTCGAATTACTGTGCAttcattttaacacatttaataaaaattcattattttttactttattgataAGAGACAAGTATTTCTGGTAGTGGTGTAAGGAAATACTGATACACCGAGTATTGCAATTTATTTTGTGATAATGTGTTGTTTCAGAAAAAGGCTGCATTCATTTATGATTATGTTTACAATCAAATATCTGTGGCAGACAGTGGTTcagcttgtgttgtgtttaaacaCACTGCCGCTAGATATTGTTTCAATATCCGGCCATTTGACTCTTCCACATCAGCATAACGCCACAACTTACACGTGAATTTAACGTGGATCAACGTTGCTTACAGCTTCACATAAAATCTTAAACTAATGAATGTTACCCCTGAAACATGCCGTGTCACACATCAAAATGCCAGATCTGTGTCCATATTTAGCCCAACTACTGTACCACAATGCCACCCAGGACCAGTTGGAACacaaatttaacaaatattcAGACTTACCCGCTCTGATGTAGAACCAGTTCTCATCGCTGGGGGCCAGCTCCTTGTGCTTACCCAGCTTGACGAGGTCCACCCAGTCGGGCACCTTCAGCTTTCCTGACCTGGGATGGGAGAGATGTCAGCATCATGTTAACCAGAACTGGACTCCATACCAGTGATCCGCATCACGAGTACTACAGCCATTGCATTGCATCCAAACAGGCGGTCTACTAATTAAAATGAAGATAGAACAAATGGCAAGTTAACTCAGTGCTGCCatagtaaaaaacaaactttgggggtggggggacatAATACTCACTTCTTCAGGAAGGCCGCCAGGGCACGGACAAACTCCTGCTGGTTGACGTCTTTCACTGTGACACCAGGCATCTGGACAACAAGAGTGCACCAACGTTACTTTCCGCAcaactgacaaaagaaataagCTAAGCTGACAAATCAACACAAATCTAGGGATACTCCAGCCGGGTGCTGTCCAGCGTGGTGCTGGACGAAATGAACAGTATTAGGAGGAATTTGAGAAGTCAGTTGCTTCGTCTAGATGCTCAGACGACACGAGTGAACCGCCCTGTTTAATTACAGATGTGATGTAGTTACAACTAATATCAAAGCACCACCAGAACACATTCGGAGCACGTACATGTGAAGGGGCTCTCGGCTGCACGCTTCCAGCCGGCATGAGCTTTGCTACTAGCAAGTGCTAACCGCGTACTAGCTGCAACCGGAGCCGCCGAGAACGAGAGCCCCGTCTTGGTCGTGAACCCACACACCAACACTCAATTCATCAGGATCACgatgtacacagacacaaatatatatatatacgttcgTTTGCTATTTCAGCGACAAATGTGGAGGCGAGACCGCGACAGTTAGCCACCAGCTAGCGGGCCTCAACGAGGTAGCACGGGGGCCGCCATAGCTCAGACCGACGGCGAGAGCGCAACGTTCAAGTAAAAATCATTGTAAAAGCTAATAAAACGCGTCTCCTGACCTCACGCGATGCCCGACCACTTCATAAAGGAGTGTTCTCTGTGCTACCTGAGCGCGTTACGACGGTAAAAGCTGCAGGTTGGAGGCAGTTTAATGCGAAATAACcgggaaagaaaaatacagcgCTTTACCTTGCGTGTGGACAGCGAAGGGAAGAGGGTGGAACGGGGTTTCCAACCCGTGTTAAGAGGGGCAAGTCTCGTTCCGTTTCGCGAGATCTGAGCGTTGTTTTCTCCACCGATGACTTTGTGATGGCCGCCGCGGTGACTGAAGACAACCGTTTTCATGGATTTTTCGCaatacatcatttattttattcccaccttttacaattaaatatgtatttgggACTATAAACTAGTCAAGAATAAACAAGCgtggcaaaataaaaatatttttcagacgCAGTAGTGCTTATGAACAGTAACCTTAGGTGCATTTAAAACTGCAGCAATCTAAATTACATCTCTGTCAATCGATAACCGTTAAtctctgtttttgatttaaattgcaCCTGCCTGGAGCATGGAGGTTGGCCCTGTTGGCAGACAGTGGAATAATGAGTTGTAGACACAATGATATCCTTGATAGATTTATTATTGAATTTTcttcccatttaaaaaaaatcacaagcaCACATTACATTTTGAGGACTCACATCTTTCCAAAAATGTTCAGTTGTCATCGTTGTCATGAGACGATTTTTCCATGTATTATGCTCTatttaattaactttttaaaatcacaatattAGAGGAGAGGGTCCTAAGTATCTCAGCAAGCTTGTCCAATATACACAgtttcatatttattacatATAACAAGTATATATTTTGTCTCATGGGAAATTTCGTTTTAAGATAAGActgtaaaatgtctttgatATCTCTATTCATCTTTATTACCTCCAACTCGGGTCCACTCCATCAAAAAGCACATTGCCTTAGGAGTTAAGAGCtccttctcattttcttttatttccgtCATATAAGAGAACATTGGAAGAATCGAGGAAGATGTGAGTGagaatttttttactttaaaagtcAAGAATAAAACACGTGTATGTCCATACTCAcgtatgtgcatgtgcgtgcgcgtgtgtgtgtgcgtatgtacCGTATTTACATATTTCACTGGTTGGCAGAGTGTTGCCCTTTGCACATCTCACATGGAAAGGGCAGCCATGCTCCAACATTGACACAATTGATATGTTTGctgagacaggagagagagagatagaaggCAGGTGGATAAGTAGAGGTCTATGATTCAGGTTTACTCTGTCAGTGGGGGCAGACTCTTTAgagtgagaggtgtgtgagggaGCGATAGAGACCCTGGAGGGAAGTAAAAAGGCAGCCAAGCCATACAGAGGACATATTTTAGAGCTTTGAATAAACTATCTGTGTCATTGCAGGGCTTCACAACAGGTAaccgtgtcttttttttttatcctaatCTACGCCTTTGATGTAATATCAGCACCTTGGCTCATGCTGACTTTTCTCTAAATTGCAGTGACTGTGCTGAAACGCTTGGCCCTATAGCTTGAATATTGCTTCAAAGAGCTTAATTGATGAATTAAGGCAATTAATTACACCGAGAGTGTCCAGCCGCCAATATGAATTGGAAACTCACACAAGGTGGATTAAACTCCATTAATTACTTCAGTAAATCAATTTGGCCGAGGCCCTTCAAGTGGTGAGACAGGAGACAACTGTGTAAAGTGATTATGAAGAGGTTATTTCATCCAGTCCTGATTATTATGGAAAAGTGAAGACTAACCCCACATGTTCTGGAAAGGTCAAACTAATTACCTGG
Encoded proteins:
- the rps19 gene encoding 40S ribosomal protein S19 produces the protein MPGVTVKDVNQQEFVRALAAFLKKSGKLKVPDWVDLVKLGKHKELAPSDENWFYIRAASTVRHLYLRGGAGVGSMTKIYGGRNRNGVCPSHYSVGSKNVARKVLQALELLKMIEKDPNGGRRLTSQGTRDLDRIAGQVSAANKKTV